The proteins below come from a single Holdemania massiliensis genomic window:
- a CDS encoding ArsR/SmtB family transcription factor yields MEKEELQEKIVHPEIVAEVEKKMLSESEFEDLALLFKMFADSTRLKVLKALFEREMCVGDLAVLLKMTHSAVSHQLASLKKTRLVRSRKDGKVVYYSLDDDHIEEIFQKALDHVRE; encoded by the coding sequence ATGGAGAAGGAAGAATTGCAGGAAAAAATCGTTCATCCTGAGATTGTAGCAGAAGTCGAGAAAAAAATGCTCAGCGAAAGTGAATTTGAGGATCTGGCGTTATTGTTTAAAATGTTTGCTGATTCGACCCGTTTAAAAGTGCTGAAAGCGCTGTTTGAGCGGGAAATGTGTGTCGGCGATCTGGCTGTGCTGCTCAAGATGACACATTCTGCCGTTTCGCATCAGCTCGCTTCACTCAAGAAAACCCGGCTGGTGCGCAGCCGCAAGGATGGCAAAGTGGTGTACTACTCGCTGGATGACGATCATATTGAAGAAATATTCCAGAAAGCTCTGGATCATGTTCGCGAATAA
- a CDS encoding transketolase family protein: MFKCCSVIQTEEKEMREVFAEVMEQLAQADPRVIYLDCDIINSIKMTNFAQTHPERTINCGIQESNMIGVAAGLSETGLIPFAHTFAPFATRRVMDQVFVSCAYAKLNVRIIGSDPGITAGSNGGTHMPLEDIAVMRSIPTVTVIEPTDSIVLADMLRQTKDLFGVYYLRLSRKKSEQIYQPGSTFEIGKANCLREGSDLTLIASGICTADACRAAQLLAEEGIQARVLDMFTIKPIDREAIVRASQETGAIITIENHNILNGLGSAVAEVLAEEAPCRMIRMGAQDRFGEVGTLPYLKQVFHMTVEDILTQARKIIALKAAEHH, from the coding sequence GCAGGCGGATCCGCGCGTCATTTATCTGGATTGCGATATTATTAACTCGATTAAAATGACGAACTTCGCCCAAACCCATCCCGAACGCACGATTAACTGCGGCATTCAGGAAAGCAATATGATCGGTGTTGCAGCCGGCTTGTCAGAAACGGGTCTGATTCCGTTTGCCCATACCTTTGCCCCGTTTGCGACGCGCCGGGTGATGGATCAGGTCTTCGTTTCCTGCGCCTATGCCAAGCTCAACGTCAGGATTATCGGATCGGATCCGGGCATTACTGCCGGAAGCAACGGCGGTACGCACATGCCGCTGGAAGATATTGCAGTGATGCGTTCAATTCCGACGGTCACCGTGATTGAACCGACAGATTCGATTGTCTTAGCCGATATGCTGCGGCAAACCAAAGATTTGTTCGGTGTTTATTACCTGCGGCTTTCCCGCAAAAAGAGCGAACAGATTTATCAGCCAGGCTCTACTTTTGAAATCGGCAAGGCCAACTGTCTGCGGGAAGGATCCGATCTGACCTTGATTGCCAGCGGCATCTGTACCGCGGATGCCTGCCGGGCAGCTCAGCTGCTGGCTGAGGAAGGCATTCAAGCCCGGGTCTTGGATATGTTTACAATCAAGCCGATTGACCGTGAAGCGATTGTCCGGGCGTCACAGGAAACCGGAGCGATCATCACCATTGAAAACCATAATATCTTGAACGGACTGGGCAGTGCCGTTGCGGAAGTGCTGGCCGAGGAAGCTCCGTGCCGGATGATCCGGATGGGAGCGCAGGATCGCTTCGGTGAAGTCGGAACGCTGCCGTATCTGAAACAAGTTTTCCACATGACGGTTGAGGATATTCTCACCCAAGCCCGCAAAATCATCGCCCTCAAAGCTGCGGAACATCATTAA